From Candidatus Eremiobacterota bacterium, one genomic window encodes:
- a CDS encoding C10 family peptidase has protein sequence MPTKKINAVKASMFVTIMLLCALCLNSGCCSGGQNSVAPLSWSGSGEGTAGGNVVKGAVVDCDSLEPLSNASVSIGTLKTTTDAQGNYTLTGVPAGQQTIEATCREYSDDREQVMVSEGQEATQDITMETAIDDWLEQDQAYNWQVEAVQADGTLVPGPVWSFSTGAARSVRPLSVPQGIDGDTARKVAETFLASHGPKYCAIISVEPISGIGGVTLAYAFRLSPAGYVIVPACSADVLPPVLAYSFTSPFSTHSASSLALVKMIRSDITLRLSALQQKATIPPSLSQKNRALWESSLSGKWAAETGRAVYGPLLTDPTWGQRSPYNKLCPMDPETEVQCITGCVATAYSQVLNYWKVPTAITFTAADNYTTKTREIAITASSASFSGLNYNNGTPDGDTKAKLCFALGVAAKMNYTSKNSTAYTLQVGKTMTRFGYNEPKTISFGVNDTLDTSYLVNDLKASTGHPVVMAISEVNDQGNFSGGHCIVCDGYNDSTGTFHLNMGWNSSQDGWYSLPGGMPSDYTNVKGYVYNMTPASKGTAAQKAARAVTPENPYPENGETRVAVDDELLWDECDNAVSYHCYLWKSGSQKPAVPTFSNLPCGAASPANL, from the coding sequence ATGCCCACAAAGAAAATCAACGCAGTAAAAGCTTCCATGTTCGTGACTATAATGCTTCTGTGCGCCCTGTGCCTGAATTCCGGTTGCTGCAGCGGCGGCCAGAACAGCGTAGCGCCCCTTTCATGGTCGGGTTCGGGAGAAGGCACGGCGGGAGGAAACGTCGTCAAGGGCGCAGTCGTTGACTGCGACTCCCTCGAACCCCTCAGTAACGCGAGCGTCTCCATAGGCACCCTGAAGACCACCACGGATGCCCAGGGGAACTATACCCTCACAGGGGTTCCCGCGGGACAGCAGACTATAGAGGCGACATGCAGGGAATACAGTGATGACCGCGAGCAGGTAATGGTGAGCGAAGGACAGGAAGCCACTCAGGACATCACCATGGAAACCGCCATAGACGATTGGCTGGAGCAGGACCAGGCATATAACTGGCAGGTTGAAGCGGTACAGGCCGATGGAACGCTTGTGCCCGGACCGGTCTGGAGCTTTTCCACCGGGGCGGCGAGGAGCGTGCGACCTCTCTCGGTACCCCAGGGAATCGACGGGGATACTGCAAGGAAAGTGGCGGAGACCTTCCTGGCCTCACACGGACCGAAATACTGCGCCATCATATCAGTGGAGCCCATTTCAGGGATTGGAGGAGTAACGCTCGCCTATGCTTTCCGGCTCAGCCCCGCGGGCTATGTCATAGTCCCTGCATGCAGCGCCGACGTGCTGCCTCCCGTGCTGGCCTATTCATTTACTTCGCCATTCTCCACGCACAGCGCTTCTTCACTTGCGCTGGTGAAAATGATCCGCTCCGACATCACATTGAGGCTCTCGGCTCTTCAGCAGAAAGCCACGATCCCCCCGTCGCTAAGCCAGAAAAACAGGGCACTCTGGGAAAGCTCCCTGTCGGGGAAATGGGCGGCAGAAACCGGGCGGGCAGTTTACGGCCCCCTCCTCACCGATCCCACCTGGGGCCAGAGGTCCCCTTACAACAAGCTCTGTCCCATGGATCCGGAAACTGAAGTCCAGTGCATTACCGGGTGCGTGGCGACTGCTTACAGCCAGGTCCTCAATTACTGGAAGGTGCCCACTGCAATCACTTTCACCGCCGCTGACAACTATACGACAAAAACCAGAGAAATTGCCATAACCGCTTCCTCGGCGAGTTTCTCGGGCCTCAACTACAACAATGGAACGCCCGACGGCGATACCAAGGCGAAGCTCTGTTTCGCCTTGGGCGTGGCTGCAAAGATGAACTACACGAGCAAAAACTCAACAGCCTACACGCTTCAGGTGGGCAAGACCATGACCAGGTTCGGCTACAATGAGCCGAAAACCATAAGCTTCGGAGTAAATGACACCCTGGATACCTCATACCTCGTCAACGATCTCAAGGCTTCAACAGGCCACCCCGTGGTGATGGCCATAAGCGAGGTCAACGACCAGGGTAATTTCTCGGGAGGGCACTGCATTGTCTGCGACGGCTATAACGACTCCACCGGGACCTTCCATCTCAACATGGGATGGAACAGCAGCCAGGACGGGTGGTACTCGCTCCCGGGCGGGATGCCCTCCGATTACACGAACGTGAAAGGGTACGTGTACAATATGACTCCGGCGTCAAAAGGCACGGCGGCTCAGAAGGCCGCCCGCGCGGTGACGCCTGAGAATCCTTACCCCGAGAACGGGGAAACCCGCGTGGCCGTCGATGACGAGCTGCTCTGGGACGAATGCGACAATGCAGTCTCATACCACTGTTATTTGTGGAAATCGGGGAGCCAGAAGCCTGCCGTCCCCACTTTCAGCAACCTTCCCTGTGGCGCGGCAAGCCCTGCTAATCTCTAG